The Portunus trituberculatus isolate SZX2019 chromosome 27, ASM1759143v1, whole genome shotgun sequence DNA window ATACCTAGTCTGGAGTGAGGAGCAATGGAAGATGGTGCTCTAAAGTGATAAGGCAGCTTTCACTATTACTGAGACACAGTCACCACAAGTCTACCACAAGCCAGGCAGTGATCCCTTGGATCCTAAGTACACCTCCAAGTTCATGAAGCACCCAGCATCACTTATGGTATGGGGCTGCTTTATATACTATGGTGTTGGTAATTTAGTTATTCTTCCTGCTAATGTTAAAGTGAACCAACACAACTATCTAGAGcttttgcttgtgtgttttctttgaaaACACACTAGCAAAAGTGTTTAAGCAGGATTCAGCTCCTGCACATGTTGCTAAATCTGTTAAGcagtggctgactgactgtgaGGTTCCCTTCATTGGTGATTGGCCTGGCAATAGCGCCCAGATATTAATCCTATAGAAAATTTAAGGGTGTACTTGAAGAGACAGCTATGTGGTATGGACACATAATCACTGCGGAAACTTGAGACTGCAATCAAGCAACTATGGGCCAATTTTCCACAAACTTACCTGCAAAACCTTACATCCAGTGTCCCAAAATGCCTTCAAGATATcataaagatgaaagggaatgCAACTAAATACAGGTAGTTCTCGATTTATACGAATTCAAAGTTATACAGTGTCCAAAAATAGGGGGTATTCATCACATTGTACAAATTCCTCAGAATTATATGGTTACAAGAAAGTTTAAATTCACGCGGCGATTTCCCAGCTGCCAGCTGTTTCCCACCACCCGCATCCCTCTCACCCTGGCCGCGCACCAAGCAGGCTCATTGTTCACCTACGCATGGTTGTGGCAACATCTCACTTTCTCGTGCCCAGTGTTTACCATGGCTACCAAGGGCCCTTCTGCATCTCCAGCTGGTGGTGATACGCccaagagagcaaggaagacaCATACACTGGAGGAAAGGCTGGAAGTCTTGGACAGGGCAAAAAAAGTCCAGCGAAATAAGTGTTATTCAGGCCGCATTGGGCATGAATGAAGCCACGGTAAGGTGCATAAAACTAAACGCAATGAAGATCCGAGAATCAGCTATGAggttcttctcaaagaaaaacagcaatcgATAATAAGCTTCTTCACACTGCATACACCAAGTCAAGTAGTAACAGAATCGGAGACAGACAACGACAATGGTGACAcatcagaggaggaagtagcaaaatagaggaagaaggtagCTACTGtactaataaaataattttgtgtttaaacatttcccattttcattgtcatttttatgtctttgtaagtttattaataaaagcattAATAAGCATAATAGAAATGTGTTTAATGCAAAATGTATACGTACAGtaaaaatttatttttattttgaacacatccttcaaagtctggtggtggtggtagtagtagtagtagtagtagtagtagtagtagtagtggtggtggtggtggtggtggtggtggtggtggtggtggtggtggtggtggtggtggtatggtggtggtggttatggtggtggtggtggtggtggtggtggtggtggtggtggtggtggtggtggtggtagtggtgcgagGACGCCCCTGAGCCTTGCCCTGGAGGGCGAGGCTGTTCAACCAAGGGACGAAGTGGATGTGCTGGGAGTCACGCTCATGAGGATCACATGGCTGCTTGATGGAAAGGGGCTGGGGGTACTGTACAAAGCTCAGGTCTGCTCTTTTATACTAACAAAATGTCTAGGAAGTTggtattcattccttactttctacaatttttactttatatgaTCCCTTCCAGAACGCATCGACCGTATAAATCGAGGACTACCTGTCCTAATTAGTTCAatgtatgtttttgtttatctatcattttCTCAGCAATCTGTAaacaacatgtttttttttcaggcaaCATCAGGACTTTCCGCACATACTGTACTTGTCTACAAATATTCCATACTTCTCTTGGACTGTTTTGCCTTGCATGGTTTCCTTCCATCCAATACTACCGAAGTATCTTCCTAGTCCTTCAAAATTTGTCTTAACATGAttatatctttttattgtttggcTCCCTTATTACATTTCAAAATTCTCTGATCCTCTATTCAAATTTCTAtaatcacatgatcacttttcccattGGGTTCTAATCCTCTATACCTTGCATagtccttcacccattggtcCAGCATAACTGTTACATCCATCTCTTCCCAATTAACATGTTTGCAATTTAGATACCCCACAAGTAGcactcttctgtccttccttaacatGTTGTCCAGGCTATTTAGCacttccatttccatttttttatgtacattaaACCCTCATGTACAAGTATAAGTCTTCAGTGGCACATATGCTACTATGATactacctttttttccctcccactggtTCTAATTGTTATGCTTAAAACCTCTGCCAGTCCATCTCCAACTGTACCTCCTCCACGTATATATTCTCTCTAGTCATtatcaatactcctcctcctgcttttccccttctgtctctcctccaaacattatatccctGGTCTTTAAAGTTCACTTGGACATCTTCACTTAACTCTATTTCTGTTATATATACCATGTCCAGTCCTTTTTTCCAATATATAAACTCTTACTTCCAATCTTCTTGAtataaatccatctatgtttgtgtACATGTCTCTTATTGCTTTCCCACCCCTTCCCAAATATACCATTTCCTAAGCCTCATGTCTAGCACTCTCCAGTAGAAAATTCTTCTCgttctctgtccttctcttgtttttccttagcttcaattctcagttctctttctttttccctttcttcctgtgtgtgtgtgtgtgtgtgtgtgtgtgtgtgtgtgtgtgtgtgtgtgtgtgtgtgtgtgtgtgtgtgtgtgtgtgtgtgtgtgtgtgtgtgtgtgtgtgtgttcactgtttgatctgctgcagtctctgacgagacagccagacgttaccctacggaacgagctcagagctcattatttccgatcttgggataggtctgagaccaggcacacaccacacaccgggacaacaaggtcacaactcctcgatttacatcccgtacctactcactgctaggtgaacaggggctacacgtgaaaggagacacacccaaatatctccacccagccggggaatcgaaccccagtcatctggcttgtgaagccagtgctctaaccactgagctaccggaccgtgtgtgtgtgtgtgtgtgtgtgtatttacctagttgtattgtacagggttcaagcagggctcagtgtcctgtctccatgtctctatttatctaatttttccttaaagttatgcacgttatgtgttgtaacaacttcattattcaatgcatttcacTTCTCcgccattctgtgtggaaaattgtattttctaatatccttcacacgctgcctcatcctgatcgttttcacatgtcctcttgtccttctatcttctcctgtcaccaacaccaggttttccttgtctatcttttcaatgccattgactatcttgtacattgttattaggtgtcctcattcttttttatcttgtaaggttagtagtcccacttccttcagttgttctgcatatgttaggtcctttagtttcagcatcatctttgtagcaatcttctgtatcctttctaatcttcttatatcctttttagagctcagaaaccacaccactgctgcatattccagctttggacatatcatgattgtgatgattttttcatcatatctttgtccatgtattgaaatgccactcttatattagtcaacattttatataataatccaaatatcttacttaagTGTTTTTCAgtgctcagattttcctgtataatcactcgaagattgttttcctctttagtcttcattatttgttcctttcccatcaaataattccataccagtcttcttttgctctttcttagttccattacgtgacatttcttggcattaaactccaatttccacatcTTACTCCAtgcatagattttgtttatatcttcctgtaacagcagacagtcctccctggttttgatcactcttagcagctttgcatcatcagcaaataaattaatataactgtttaccccaatgtaaatgtcatttacataaatgtgaaacataatgggggctaatactgaaccttgtggcactccactgttactttaccccatgatgagtatgtatctctcatcacagttctcatctccctatccttcaaataatctcttgtccagtTTAGCAGTTCCTTgtagtcctcctatgttctccagTTAGTTTCCAAAgcagtcttccatgagggactttatcaaaagcctttcttATGTCcaagtatactgtgtccacccacctgtctctattttccagtcctgcaataactcacAAGTAGAAGCttgataagtttgatacacatgactgccctgtcctgaccaatatgacttgttcctcttctatatatttaaccaatttttctttgataattatttcacaaaacttccccaaaacacttgtaagtgacactggtctgtagtttagtggttcagttgtctttcttcctttaaatatcggtattacgttggctctcttccattctagtggaacattcccttcatttattgaacttgtaattatttcccaaattgcattcagtagttgctctttacattcatttaactcccagcctgatacaccatctggccccattgcttttctgacatccaacttatccaataatcttccaacaTCCTCCTTATAcactgtgatttcctgtaatctttcgcaatgcaatgtcctactaagttctgtgaaatcttctgcaatgaacaccgttttgaagctctcattcattatttcacacatttccttctctgtttggtatgtcttccctcctttaattattttttctattgtttccttgttctttgttttgccatttataaacttgtagaaaagtttgggttcatctctgcttttattcaccacacctttctcaaagtttctttcttcctctctccgaactctaatatattcatttctcacatcTATATACTGccatctgttattgtcatttctctgttttatgagtttctttcaagctttatcttttgcctttttagcttctatgcatctagcattgtaccaagcgtgcattttttcttaactctataaaaaggtacatatttttttactccattatatttctctaagaatatgtcatatttcccttatcttgtgtgtgtgtgtgtgtgtgtgtgtgtgtgtgtgtgtgtgtgagagagagagagagagagagagagagagagagagagagagagagagagagagagagagagagagagagagagagagagagagagagagagagagagagagagagagagagagagagagagagagagagagagagagagagagagagagagaggtggcaagAATTATGTACAACCAATAATATACACAAAAAGATAGTCAACTACAGTGGGATGATGTGAAGCTCTGACCTGAAGGAATGTTCCAGCAGAGAGTAGAATACTCGGCCAACACCGAAGGATGGCTCAATCACACTTGGGACAATTTCCTCCACAAAGACTTTCTTCTGCTCTCTCTTGAAGCTCGGAATCATCGCTCGTGTTATTTTGAAGCCACTCAGCTCATATTCCCTGCAAGTTGAAGATAGAGTTAAAGACAGTCATTTCTGAATTTCCTTGACCTTTTGACGTGCTGAATACCACTCAAGTAACCACAAGGCTGAGTAAACTACAAGTTTCAACAGCAGTCACCCTTGTTCAGTGAGAGCCTTGTCCATCTGCTCAGCCTGGTCTATGGTGAGAGCAGCTAAAGCCTCTTGTACAGCCTTGGCATCCTTTTTGAAGGTCTTGCCAATCATGCCCTTGTCTGGTTGTGGTGCCAGGCTgtccaccatcactgcttcctTCAGAGGCCTCTCCACACACATTTTGACACCTGAATTGAAAATGGAGTCATTATCCACTAGAACACAAGGCAGGCAATAAGGAAAGCTACAAGAAACCATCAGGCACCCACTACTCTCCATGCATATAAAAAGTCTCTCCtgacttcattcattcattttaagaCCAAGATCCATTTCACACAGCATCACTGGTGACAGCCACCAGTTATCACAATGTAAACCATCATAATAACTGCAAAAGATAAGTAACCATGTTCTACCATCAGCAGCAGTTACCTGCAGTGGCCTCATACGAAAGGTCCCATTGCAAACTAGGGGAAGAGGCCTCAGAAGCCTTCATGTGTGTTTACATGATaggtaggcaaaaaaaaaaaaaaaaaaaaaaaaaaaaattatcaatcTAAATTTCAAGAATGAACCCTGCCAGCAGGCACAATACCCACCTGACCCCTTGGTGTGCTGCTGGAGATCATAAGCACTGCGATCAGCACAGCCTACACACTCTATCCAGCCATAAGAGGTGAGACACTCAGCATCCCAGCAATCACAGGCATAATGGGCCATCTCATTACTCAGGTGCTGACGGAACCTCAGTTTCTTGGGGTTAATGCCAATCCTGAGGAGGTACTGCTGGATGCGTGCCATGTAATACCCAAGAGTCTCATTGGCCACCAAGCCCTGTAACATCAAAATAATGAACATTGTTGGTTGCTACACTCATCATCATTGCCATTTGCCTGTCATccactcccaaaacacacacacacaaatgataataataataataataataataataataataataataataacaaaaaaaaaaaaaaaaagggaactaaataaaaaattactAAATACCAGCCCCTAGGTATCTAttattacgctctctctctctctcatgtgggtaAAGCCTCATGTATGTAACCCTTAACAGCAAGAATTACAACCCTCTCCATCATTATCAATGCATGTATTAAGTCAGCCTCCCCAATGAAAGGAAACTCAAGATACATACTAGGTCAGTCAAGACAAATCGACATTCACTCTAACGCACAAAATTAAATTCAAAAGAATTTTCTCACATCTTAATCCCTAAACCTCtgagggaggaagaattaaTCCCCAATGATTGTAAGAGTCAACTCCACAGGTTACTCAGGTTCCCCATATTAATGGTCCTACAGAACTGGCTCACCCCTTCTCAACTAGTATAATGTCCATATTCATATGTGTATAATTACAAAAAGATTCATGCATGAAGAAATACTCATCAAGTATTACAATCAATGAGTGACACTGCAATGCAAGTAAATAAAGACGTGCAAGAAAAGCTACTAGAAGCAAGAATCACAGTCAGAGGAACTCAAGATAGCAGGCATGAAATGAAAGCCTACATGAATGCCCGAGAACAACTATAAATGTTGCATGATGAATGGTGTCATGGTGCCATTAAGCTTCCCATAAGGAAACATTAGTGAAACAGTTAACACGATAATGCTGGACAAGGTAGACACCTGCAGTTCAGTGAGCTATCAAAATCATCACAAAATTTCAGCAACAAGGATTGCACTAATGATCACAATCTCAGAGCTACTTTGCTCAGGATGACTACCTTGGACAACATCAAATATAACAACACTCAAAGCAACAACAATGGTCCATTGGTAGAGAAAGTGACATTCAGTCAGCAGTCAGGGTGACAACAATGCTCTGTAAAGGTCACTGACTTTGCCTCTGCAGCATCCTGAAACTTGCATCCACTACCATAAAAAATCCATTTATATTCATGTACACTAAATCGGTTTGCAAGTGAGTAAGCAGGTGTAATTCTATTTATGCAGGTACAAATAGTGATTCCTAAAGAAAATTCAGACATGAAGAAGCTGTTTGTGCCACACTTTAAAGTAACAGTTGTGGTGTCTTGAAAATCCTTCCTTAGTTCCCTTCCTGCCCATCCTCATCCCTCCAAttaccacacaacacaaaacaaaaggagCTAGCAAGTTTGTTAATGCACCTTTTGTCTCCCGCCTGTCAGCTCCTCCAGCATCAGCTTTTTCCCAGGGAGACCCAGCCTTTCTTTTTCACTAAAGCTGGACAAGTGTCGGTACCAGCGCGAGGCATGGAACAAGTCAGAGGGAGGGGGCTGCCTCAGGGCTTCCCAGACCACCAAATCCGCCTGGGAGGGGCTGTGGTCCAGGATGTAGCTCCGCTCCTTCAGGTAGCGATCCAGGGCACCAACCTCTGCTGTGGTGGAGAGCAGCCCCAAGGAGCTCAACCCAGACTATCAACAGAATCAAGAAATCTCATCTGAGGACCTGCAAAACTGGCACTGCTCTGTTGCGCCCCCACCTCATGGCAGAGGGATTTGAATCTCAGACTCTTGACCTCTAAATACCTTGATGCAAAAATAGATatcaagagggagaaaaaaggcaCTATAAGGAGGGAAAGTATTAGGAAATCTGAGGATGGTGATCAAAGGTAAGATGATGGTGTTTGAAGGTGCAAGCCTTTTGAGGCACATAAATCTCTTTTTACCTAAGGGCTGGCCCTGTGATATTGCAACAATTCTTCTAAGCCACATGGTTCAATAATTTCTTAATGGCCATTACTTAAAATATAATGGCAAAAATTTATCAGATTATCACCTTTTGCAATAATCCTTCTAAAAAGTAGTTATGAAACAGGTGAACTCACAGTATAGAGACAAACGTGTGTTCAATCAGACAAACTGAAGCAATCTGACACACATCTTGTCACTAGTTCCTGGGAGTTATAACATCACTCAGTATTCATGAAGTTACTTAGACAATTATTGACAAAGTCAATCTCAAAGGAAGAATTAAGTCTGAATGAAGTACAATGCaatatttccacattttttcaCTCCATGATACCATCGCACAATATAAAAATTCACTGACGCTCCATTTGTAGGACATCTATGCTTTTCCTTGACCTTGCATTTAATTGATGCCAAACAGCCATACAAAGCAGCCACAATGATAATTTTATCAAAGATTCTCTTACCATCCTCACAGATTAACACTTCTTTATTCACTCTGAGTGATCAAAACCTGTGACTTACTCTGTCTCCATGGACCCTCCTGTCCCAAAATTACACAGCAAGTATTGAAACCTTTGTCACTTGTTGCAGTAAATCACTGTTCAAAACTCTATTGGcatatgaataaaacaaaataaaataaaaataaaattttcattcatctcttcacTTTGTTCTGAAACATTTTTCTAagttttcttcaatgacacactCATCCAAGTTAGCTTCTCCCAGATCACACAAAATAACTGGCTCAACTCACATCATCTATCACCAACATACAAATTCTAATTCCCTTGTTCCATAAACCTTACTTTAAACCTCTCATGTTATTCCTATTCCTTTACACAATTAATTTTACTAAGAGTGCTGTATTGCCACACTAAGACATATACAATGTTACACTGCCTTAAGGAAGCTTTCAGTTTACAATAAAATTTCATTCACACACCCAAAGGAAGAAAGCTTGCCATATTTAAGTTTTAGAGGCTCTGGGTTAGCCATACACTCACCCCATGTACAGCTTCCCCTATGGTCATTCGTTTGGCTGACTCTCCATCCATCTGAGCACAGCCTGAATACAGTACCATTTCTGTGTTTGCCACCTGAAAAGTACACAGTTGCTTCACCACTGTATCAAAGACTTCACTtcatacaacaataaaaagtatcaccatcatcacccgaCCACTTCTTTACCATAAACCTTTCTTCTCATCATGCTAACAATTCAACAGTAATATTTTGGAACAAGGCATGCAAGATTCATCTAAGCATGTTTTAATATATCaatatgaaaacaacaataatatttgTGTCGACCctcaaaaaatggaaaacactTATTTCAGAATAAAAACCTAAATGAGGCCTAGTATCTGTACACTATTTCTGTAcagggtggtggtgtagtggataaggtggtgagcgtaggatcgggcagacgtccacgcgtaggttcggaTCCCACTACATACccctttgaagctatgccatttgtcaagtggtttaaagttacctacatgtcaccatgataaccaggttttaggtggttacaccaaagattcacttaggtggtgatatgggccctaatatgggtaccactattaataaaattgccttcatcactaatgggcagaagctgaacagcacttcccacatatactcttcaagtatgcctaaagGCACTAGAGACcacaacagaataaaaaaaaataaataaaataaataagatgaaaggCAATCAAATACTGCAAAAATAACACTATTACTTGGTTTCCAATGACTATATCTTCCCGAAgcaattatattattatcaaaactaagaaatgttcctaaaaaaataaatgcacacACCTGAGCAAACTTTGGATGGCTCTTGTCATCAGGATCACAGAAGTGCTCAATTTCAGCCATAGTGAATTCCCGCACCCTCAGTAGCCCAGAGCGTGGTGAGATTTCATTGCGGTAAGCATTGCCCACCTGCAACAATAGAGGTGTGGGAATTAGTGATGGTGTCACTACTGTATTTCTGCCTCACTTTGAATTCCTTTCTTGAAATTCAGTTTAGTTAATTCTGCAACGTCACTTATGTTGCCTTTTATCTTTCTGTGGAGAACAACTGGCTACTCGCACCTGGGCACAGGCAAATGGCAGCTTGCCTTGGTTGTACTCTAGCAGCCTCTTGAAGTTGACAAAGATGCCTTGGGCAGTTTCAGGTCTCAGGAAACCTTTTAAATTAcctgcaacaacaaaaacaaagcaatGAATGAAACAGCATATGTATCTTTAGTTAATTCTACTCATCACCACATTTTCATTACATTGAATCTCTTCTCATCAGCTTTCATATTGTGTATTTTGGTCATATATAGTGATATTGGCAACATTACTTTTATAACAATTCAAGATCTTTATCTAAAAACTTTCATTTATCACTCACATTTTTCATTCTAAAATCATACTTGTATTTTCCCATCCATAGTAACATACAAagcaaaacacttaaaatatcCTACCTCATCCAGCAACTTGCTACTTAAAATTCTACTGGTCACAACTAGGCACACCTATACACACCTGAGGGACCAATGGAGATCGGAAACATGAGATTAAATTCTGTAGCGTCTGTGAGGTTGTTGCCCGTCAATGGAGATTTCATGTCATGCTTCCTCATCAAGTCATTCATCTCCTCCTGCATTACAAAGTATCTTGCATTGATTTCTATGGTTTTCAAGTGAGAATCATATAAAATCTAATCATATGTTTGCTCAGATAGAGATCAAGTGCTCCTGTTTTAAACTACATtgcctttttattatcattttacatAACAAACCATGGTCATCCCATCAAGGCGAGCCAGCGTGAGGGATaatgcttccttctcttcagcaGATGTCTTCTTGTCTGCCATCACCTTCTCAAAGTGCTGCTTTATCAGGTGATCAAGCCGGAAACACTCCCCAGTTTTAACATCCTGGAAGTATGATGAAGATTCAGTGTGACTTTATAccaatatacatatacataatatCAATTCATATGTTATCTCAATTTTCTTAAAAGTAATTTTTTGACTAA harbors:
- the LOC123509674 gene encoding glycine--tRNA ligase-like isoform X2, with product MVTARTARSLFSVCVASRPWSVWTSVCAGEKWWEARSRQLHGVRTIWDNRKQASAGWGSRHQSTSADWGSKKHAAKRKIKLQTAQLMMDAEMEQQLAPLRASCKEQGDLVRKLKAEGAPEMDIKKEVQELKARKKELEDMILKLSPADTFDRAKMNDLIKRRFFYDNSFAIYGGITGQYDYGPMGCDLVDNLLSEWHKHFVIQERMLKVNCSILTPEPVLKASGHVDKFADYMVKDVKTGECFRLDHLIKQHFEKVMADKKTSAEEKEALSLTLARLDGMTMEEMNDLMRKHDMKSPLTGNNLTDATEFNLMFPISIGPSGNLKGFLRPETAQGIFVNFKRLLEYNQGKLPFACAQVGNAYRNEISPRSGLLRVREFTMAEIEHFCDPDDKSHPKFAQVANTEMVLYSGCAQMDGESAKRMTIGEAVHGGLVANETLGYYMARIQQYLLRIGINPKKLRFRQHLSNEMAHYACDCWDAECLTSYGWIECVGCADRSAYDLQQHTKGSGVKMCVERPLKEAVMVDSLAPQPDKGMIGKTFKKDAKAVQEALAALTIDQAEQMDKALTEQGEYELSGFKITRAMIPSFKREQKKVFVEEIVPSVIEPSFGVGRVFYSLLEHSFRVREDDDKRTFFSLATVVAPIKVSVLPLSNKQEFVPFTTQLADALTEMNLSVKIDDSTGSIGRRYARTDEIGIPLGITVDFDTVNKVPHTVTVRERDSTQQVRMPIEEVPLTIKNLADGKTQWKDVTDKWPIFTSQETTK
- the LOC123509674 gene encoding glycine--tRNA ligase-like isoform X1: MVTARTARSLFSVCVASRPWSVWTSVCAGEKWWEARSRQLHGVRTIWDNRKQASAGWGSRHQSTSADWGSKKHAAKRKIKLQTAQLMMDAEMEQQLAPLRASCKEQGDLVRKLKAEGAPEMDIKKEVQELKARKKELEDMILKLSPADTFDRAKMNDLIKRRFFYDNSFAIYGGITGQYDYGPMGCDLVDNLLSEWHKHFVIQERMLKVNCSILTPEPVLKASGHVDKFADYMVKDVKTGECFRLDHLIKQHFEKVMADKKTSAEEKEALSLTLARLDGMTMEEMNDLMRKHDMKSPLTGNNLTDATEFNLMFPISIGPSGNLKGFLRPETAQGIFVNFKRLLEYNQGKLPFACAQVGNAYRNEISPRSGLLRVREFTMAEIEHFCDPDDKSHPKFAQVANTEMVLYSGCAQMDGESAKRMTIGEAVHGSGLSSLGLLSTTAEVGALDRYLKERSYILDHSPSQADLVVWEALRQPPPSDLFHASRWYRHLSSFSEKERLGLPGKKLMLEELTGGRQKGLVANETLGYYMARIQQYLLRIGINPKKLRFRQHLSNEMAHYACDCWDAECLTSYGWIECVGCADRSAYDLQQHTKGSGVKMCVERPLKEAVMVDSLAPQPDKGMIGKTFKKDAKAVQEALAALTIDQAEQMDKALTEQGEYELSGFKITRAMIPSFKREQKKVFVEEIVPSVIEPSFGVGRVFYSLLEHSFRVREDDDKRTFFSLATVVAPIKVSVLPLSNKQEFVPFTTQLADALTEMNLSVKIDDSTGSIGRRYARTDEIGIPLGITVDFDTVNKVPHTVTVRERDSTQQVRMPIEEVPLTIKNLADGKTQWKDVTDKWPIFTSQETTK